The Pygocentrus nattereri isolate fPygNat1 chromosome 2, fPygNat1.pri, whole genome shotgun sequence genome has a window encoding:
- the lypla1 gene encoding acyl-protein thioesterase 1 isoform X1, protein MCGNNMSAPLPAIVPAARKATAAVIFLHGLGDTGHGWAEAMAGIRTPHVKYICPHAPVMPVSLNMNMAMPSWFDIIGLSPDAEEDETGIKKAAESIKALIDQEVKNGIPSHRIVLGGFSQGGALSLYTALTTHQKLAGVVALSCWLPLRNSLSKSVIGSNKEIAILQCHGEADPLVPLIFGCLTVEKLKTMLNPNNITFKTYARMPHSACPEEMMDIKQFIEKQLPPID, encoded by the exons ATGTGCGGTAATAACATGTCAGCGCCGCTGCCTGCGATAGTCCCAGCAGCCCGGAAAGCCACTGCGGCG GTGATCTTCCTCCACGGCCTGGGAGACACAGG GCATGGCTGGGCTGAAGCTATGGCTGGGATTAGGACCCCTCATGTGAAGTACATTTGCCCTCATGC ACCGGTCATGCCAGTCAGCCTCAACATGAACATGGCAATGCCTTCCTG GTTTGATATCATCGGTTTGAGTCCAGATGCAGAAGAGGATGAGACGGGGATCAAAAAAGCTGCAGAAAGCA TCAAGGCTTTGATTGATCAGGAGGTAAAGAATGGAATTCCATCTCATCGGATTGTACTAGGCGGCTTTTCTCAG ggtggTGCGCTTTCTCTTTATACAGCTTTAACTACTCATCAGAAACTCGCAGGTGTTGTTGCTCTGAGCTGCTGGCTTCCCCTCAGGAACTCCCTGTCAAAG tcagTGATTGGCAGTAATAAGGAAATAGCAATATTACAGTGTCATGGGGAGGCAGATCCTCTGGTTCCACTGATCTTTGGCTGTCTCACAGTGGAGAAACTCAAGACCATGCTGAATCCCAACAACATCACCTTCAAAACGTATGCCAGGATGCCACACAGCGCCTGCCCTGAG GAAATGATGGATATAAAACAATTCATTGAGAAGCAGCTTCCTCCGATTGACTAA
- the lypla1 gene encoding acyl-protein thioesterase 1 isoform X2, producing MAGIRTPHVKYICPHAPVMPVSLNMNMAMPSWFDIIGLSPDAEEDETGIKKAAESIKALIDQEVKNGIPSHRIVLGGFSQGGALSLYTALTTHQKLAGVVALSCWLPLRNSLSKSVIGSNKEIAILQCHGEADPLVPLIFGCLTVEKLKTMLNPNNITFKTYARMPHSACPEEMMDIKQFIEKQLPPID from the exons ATGGCTGGGATTAGGACCCCTCATGTGAAGTACATTTGCCCTCATGC ACCGGTCATGCCAGTCAGCCTCAACATGAACATGGCAATGCCTTCCTG GTTTGATATCATCGGTTTGAGTCCAGATGCAGAAGAGGATGAGACGGGGATCAAAAAAGCTGCAGAAAGCA TCAAGGCTTTGATTGATCAGGAGGTAAAGAATGGAATTCCATCTCATCGGATTGTACTAGGCGGCTTTTCTCAG ggtggTGCGCTTTCTCTTTATACAGCTTTAACTACTCATCAGAAACTCGCAGGTGTTGTTGCTCTGAGCTGCTGGCTTCCCCTCAGGAACTCCCTGTCAAAG tcagTGATTGGCAGTAATAAGGAAATAGCAATATTACAGTGTCATGGGGAGGCAGATCCTCTGGTTCCACTGATCTTTGGCTGTCTCACAGTGGAGAAACTCAAGACCATGCTGAATCCCAACAACATCACCTTCAAAACGTATGCCAGGATGCCACACAGCGCCTGCCCTGAG GAAATGATGGATATAAAACAATTCATTGAGAAGCAGCTTCCTCCGATTGACTAA
- the LOC108436135 gene encoding regulator of G-protein signaling 20, whose translation MGSERVEMGKRPQQDTGNAGHTRITSSNSHMLDSVNTHTLGWLNAPPNACCFCWCCCCSCSCLTARPFKDERIPEGIREKQTEAEAEVEELRGPTLEDVHLWAQTFEQLIKSPHGRASFRQFLKTEFSEENLLFWLACEELKKETNRTVVEQTVKQIYEDYVSILSPREVSLDSRVREVINKNMLEPTSHTFDDAQQQIYTLMQRDSYPRFINSSVYADLIKGLEEPQTPNES comes from the exons ATGGGGTCAGAGCGGGTGGAGATGGGGAAACGTCCACAGCAGGATACTGGGAACGCCGGCCACACAAGGATCACTTCTTCCAACTCACACATGCTGGACAgcgtgaacacacacactctgggcTGGCTTAATGCACCCCCCAATgcctgctgcttctgctggtgctgctgctgcagctgctcctG tCTTACAGCACGTCCTTTCAAGGATGAAAGGATTCCGGAGGGGATCCgtgaaaaacaaactgaagctGAGGCTGAAGTTGAGGAACT ACGTGGCCCCACGCTGGAAGACGTGCATTTGTGGGCGCAGACATTCGAACAGTTGATTAAGAGCCCTCATGGCCGCGCTAGCTTCCGGCAGTTTCTGAAGACAGAGTTCAGTGAGGAGAACCTGCTGTTCTGGCTGGCCTGTGAGGAGCTGAAGAAAGAGACCAACCGAACTGTGGTGGAGCAGACTGTTAAGCAAATATACGAGGACTACGTCTCTATACTATCACCCAGAGAG GTGAGCCTGGACTCTCGTGTGCGGGAAGTGATCAACAAGAACATGCTGGAGCCGACCTCACACACCTTCGATGATGCACAGCAGCAAATATACACACTCATGCAGCGAGACTCCTATCCACGATTCATCAACTCCAGTGTATACGCAGATCTTATTAAAGGTTTGGAAGAACCTCAAACACCCAATGAgtcctaa